In the Euryarchaeota archaeon genome, one interval contains:
- a CDS encoding DUF4145 domain-containing protein has protein sequence MDLPITLILVACAGCERGSLFSAIGDNWEDMNQLFPGPNQLAEDVPAKIRDAYAQATRVSSVSQAAYVVLVGRALEFMMHDQEAEGEKLYHQIENLAKRGTLPPRFVEIAHAIRDMRNSGAHADDKTISMHDAWILGDLFRAMADYIYVAPRKLKRLEAALKKHRHRRTDSRRITKT, from the coding sequence GTGGACTTGCCCATTACGCTAATCCTGGTGGCATGCGCGGGCTGCGAAAGGGGATCTCTTTTCTCCGCTATCGGAGACAACTGGGAGGACATGAATCAATTATTTCCCGGACCGAACCAGCTCGCAGAGGATGTTCCGGCAAAGATTCGGGACGCCTACGCGCAAGCAACACGCGTCTCCTCCGTTTCGCAGGCGGCCTACGTGGTGCTCGTTGGACGCGCCTTGGAATTCATGATGCATGACCAAGAAGCTGAGGGCGAAAAGCTCTACCATCAGATCGAGAACCTTGCCAAGCGAGGCACGCTCCCCCCAAGATTCGTCGAGATCGCGCACGCCATCAGAGACATGCGAAACTCCGGTGCCCATGCGGACGACAAGACAATCTCAATGCACGACGCCTGGATACTTGGCGACTTGTTCCGCGCTATGGCAGATTACATCTACGTGGCTCCTAGAAAACTCAAGCGCCTTGAGGCCGCACTCAAGAAACATCGGCATAGGAGGACGGACTCTAGGCGTATTACCAAAACGTAA
- a CDS encoding TlpA family protein disulfide reductase has protein sequence MTTTNPGVLLLVALTLVSGCLGEPASDEGLTLGKKAPDFAVTTIDGVGLARSDTVSRVFVLDIMGVNCPPCREEMPHLVALHDEFNGSREFLLVSVDTGTRFPGLGANSIDEIRQFKSEFGANWTFAYDNPNTGVGPRYQPLALPTLFIVDATGKIIYRNTGITTQEKLSEIVSGALGRSLG, from the coding sequence GTGACGACGACCAATCCTGGGGTCTTGCTCCTCGTGGCGCTGACGCTCGTCAGCGGATGCCTCGGCGAGCCTGCGTCGGACGAGGGGCTTACGCTCGGGAAGAAGGCGCCTGACTTCGCCGTGACGACGATAGACGGGGTGGGACTTGCGAGGAGCGACACGGTCTCACGCGTTTTCGTCCTGGACATCATGGGAGTCAACTGCCCGCCGTGCCGGGAAGAGATGCCTCACCTTGTGGCGCTTCACGACGAGTTCAACGGATCCCGGGAATTCCTGCTGGTCAGCGTTGACACGGGGACGCGCTTTCCCGGCCTCGGCGCGAACAGCATCGACGAGATCCGGCAGTTCAAGTCGGAATTCGGGGCGAATTGGACGTTCGCCTACGACAACCCTAACACGGGCGTCGGCCCACGTTACCAACCGCTCGCCTTGCCGACACTCTTCATTGTCGACGCGACGGGGAAGATAATCTACAGGAACACCGGCATCACGACGCAGGAGAAGCTCTCGGAGATCGTTTCCGGGGCCCTCGGGAGGAGCCTTGGCTGA
- a CDS encoding YjzC family protein, with translation MTEYKTGEKAPYSGIYGYVRHMNGPYGCKPTPDEMQIPLSVGERFPPHKSCSMGVIWSLLRRT, from the coding sequence ATGACAGAATACAAAACTGGAGAAAAGGCACCCTATTCGGGGATTTACGGTTATGTCAGACACATGAACGGACCTTACGGTTGCAAGCCAACGCCAGACGAGATGCAGATCCCCCTCAGCGTGGGCGAACGCTTCCCACCGCACAAGTCATGCAGCATGGGCGTTATCTGGAGCCTGCTCAGAAGAACATGA
- a CDS encoding Mov34/MPN/PAD-1 family protein has product MMRAKAPQTSTVVIHPRVLATLTYWQAVATGRETGGLLIGRATGSKLYVEHATRSRRNGEATTIQLDANDYERARRLCRKKQSTVGWWHGHPTFGVFLSGLDVRHTHQGQQLFADFVAVVVDPFTKDGVGLGCFRVEHGKGMILPHRIGARK; this is encoded by the coding sequence ATGATGCGGGCGAAAGCGCCCCAGACCTCCACGGTCGTCATCCACCCTCGCGTACTGGCCACACTCACCTACTGGCAAGCCGTCGCGACGGGCAGAGAAACGGGAGGACTGCTAATCGGAAGAGCCACCGGCTCAAAACTCTACGTGGAACACGCGACCCGATCTCGCAGAAACGGTGAAGCTACGACGATCCAACTGGACGCGAACGACTACGAGAGAGCGAGGCGACTCTGCCGCAAGAAGCAGTCAACCGTCGGATGGTGGCACGGACACCCGACCTTCGGCGTCTTCCTCAGCGGACTGGATGTCCGCCACACGCACCAAGGACAGCAGCTCTTCGCGGATTTTGTGGCCGTGGTGGTCGACCCGTTCACGAAGGACGGCGTCGGACTCGGATGCTTCCGCGTGGAACACGGAAAGGGCATGATCCTGCCGCACCGGATAGGAGCGAGAAAGTAA
- the gatA gene encoding Asp-tRNA(Asn)/Glu-tRNA(Gln) amidotransferase subunit GatA has product MRRLAESRADRLNAFITTADAARLEAPADNMGRLAGLAIGVKDNIAVRGMRMTCASAMLSDYVAPYDATVVERIVLEGGRIVGKTNLDEFACGSSGESSHFGPTLNPIDVTRVPGGSSSGSGAAVAGGLVDIAVGSDTGGSVRCPAAFCGVVAMKPSYGLVSRYGLADMCMSLEGPAPMAPDVYGCALLLSVMAGRDERDLITSDAVASDFTTDLDALDLDGFRIGLPIEFFDGVEPEIVENVRSAADRFASKGAIVTDVSIPASKKSLAAYYLLTYSEFASAMQRYDGFRYGVRGDGKSPSEAAGASRSVFGREVKRRILLGTYVTMREHRDSWYTAALNARRLVRRDFAKALAEVDVLFAPTMPFPAFKLGSRIEDPVKMYAADVLTVSANLAGSPAGSVPLGGNGLPTGLQVMGRPGDDRLVLQTMRKWETLR; this is encoded by the coding sequence ATGCGAAGACTCGCCGAATCCCGCGCCGACCGGCTGAACGCGTTCATCACTACCGCGGATGCCGCCCGCTTGGAGGCACCGGCTGACAACATGGGGCGGCTCGCCGGGCTCGCCATCGGGGTCAAGGACAATATCGCGGTGCGCGGGATGCGCATGACTTGCGCTTCGGCGATGTTGTCGGACTACGTGGCGCCTTATGATGCGACCGTCGTTGAACGGATCGTCCTCGAAGGCGGCAGGATCGTGGGGAAGACTAACTTGGACGAATTCGCGTGCGGGTCGAGCGGCGAATCGTCGCATTTCGGGCCGACTTTGAACCCCATCGACGTGACCCGTGTTCCCGGCGGGTCTTCCTCCGGTAGCGGCGCCGCGGTAGCTGGTGGACTCGTCGACATCGCGGTCGGAAGCGACACGGGGGGAAGTGTGCGCTGCCCCGCGGCGTTTTGCGGCGTGGTCGCGATGAAACCGTCGTACGGTCTCGTTTCGCGCTACGGCCTTGCCGACATGTGCATGAGCCTCGAAGGCCCAGCCCCGATGGCGCCCGACGTCTACGGTTGCGCCTTGTTGCTTTCCGTGATGGCGGGACGCGACGAGCGTGACCTCATTACCTCTGACGCGGTCGCTTCCGATTTCACGACGGATCTCGACGCCTTGGACCTCGACGGGTTCCGTATAGGGCTTCCCATTGAGTTCTTCGACGGGGTCGAGCCGGAGATCGTGGAGAACGTGAGGAGCGCGGCGGACCGGTTCGCCTCGAAAGGCGCTATCGTGACGGACGTATCGATCCCGGCCTCGAAAAAGAGCCTTGCGGCCTACTATCTTCTCACGTACTCTGAGTTCGCCTCCGCCATGCAGCGCTACGACGGATTCCGTTATGGTGTCCGAGGCGACGGGAAAAGCCCTTCGGAAGCGGCAGGTGCTTCGCGCTCGGTCTTCGGGCGCGAGGTGAAACGACGAATCCTCCTGGGGACATATGTCACGATGCGGGAACACCGGGATTCCTGGTACACGGCTGCCCTTAACGCCCGTCGACTCGTCCGCCGCGACTTCGCGAAGGCCCTCGCCGAGGTGGACGTCCTATTCGCCCCCACGATGCCTTTCCCCGCTTTCAAGCTTGGAAGCCGCATCGAGGACCCGGTCAAGATGTACGCGGCCGACGTCCTCACCGTCTCAGCCAACCTCGCAGGAAGCCCCGCCGGTTCCGTGCCTCTTGGCGGGAACGGACTCCCCACCGGTCTTCAGGTGATGGGCAGGCCGGGCGACGACCGGCTCGTGTTGCAGACCATGAGGAAGTGGGAGACGCTACGATGA
- a CDS encoding ATP-binding protein: MAEQINLLAYAPRDGRHRVPWIPADWLLTIDLDGVPRVYLDAWRQGLFGRERNGRILQRAREVLSADYVVHSKPGSPPPARLRYAYSCVYANDRLPEACMTLLQLGVRARMRLLVQDRGRVTSFAVATERPAIHVVRQFFRETEEIGVEAFEGLASGRALRPRILTRFSLPLFPDLPVADSASSIGEVSGPPLDAAIRLGDILSPINGKPLGPAFVTLQALNQHALVAGTTGAGKTNTVFRLIQEAQPHVKGVLVFDVKKEYRSLHATSGARVLGFSGRNLLTHNLLKPVGAPAQWVKEFSSIFSEVINRYVPAVGSKDIVAETLDKLYQERGIYDGSVNYPHMGDLIEALEKRPTMGREAGWSSSALRVLRSLMIGSTRQAFCVREGIALETLIEGVTIVELDGLGDHAGAALLVSVLLQKIRHKLERGPTDALRHLIVFEEAQHLLAMGQESTSVLTTTCREIRYLGVGLVFVTQLPSELSKHALANVNTFIIHRLVRPQDVNLANTLLRQNDGAEGLVTGLRTGQALVRTDGLNLAQIPEVARSVVRDDALSQGVPNPSQRHLNYAERAELEKRLSRLTGRDWAVFNAIAESKAINPRAIRMLLKRSQNAAGASLTRLIGLGLVAYAKAHTGQGRPPSIYYLRPWGVEAYTMRNGRAPDRIHRAKGDHKAMVDEVTRLLGIERVPDPRFDILYLEDGREKAIEVETGSNRDEQVLENLRKSLELQAEARFVVADDVTMNRVLQAGASHFAQSGEPTTIQVAIFVETRAGAWLAYRFETGKPDTT, from the coding sequence TTGGCGGAACAGATTAACCTCCTCGCGTACGCGCCGAGGGATGGACGCCACCGGGTACCATGGATACCCGCCGACTGGCTACTCACCATTGACCTCGACGGCGTCCCACGCGTCTACCTCGACGCGTGGCGCCAAGGACTATTCGGACGGGAACGAAACGGACGCATCCTTCAACGCGCGCGCGAGGTCCTCTCGGCCGACTATGTTGTGCATTCAAAGCCCGGCTCCCCGCCTCCGGCCCGACTTCGCTACGCGTATTCGTGCGTCTACGCGAACGATCGCCTACCCGAGGCGTGTATGACCCTACTTCAATTGGGAGTGCGGGCGAGAATGCGCTTGCTCGTCCAAGACCGGGGCCGAGTGACGAGCTTCGCCGTGGCCACCGAGCGACCCGCAATCCACGTCGTCCGGCAGTTCTTTCGAGAAACAGAAGAGATAGGCGTCGAGGCTTTCGAAGGGTTGGCCAGTGGCCGGGCGCTTCGGCCACGGATCCTGACGCGGTTCTCGCTTCCACTATTTCCCGACCTGCCGGTCGCCGACAGCGCGTCTTCAATTGGGGAAGTGTCGGGGCCACCGCTGGATGCGGCGATCCGCCTCGGCGATATCCTGAGCCCGATCAATGGAAAACCACTTGGACCAGCATTCGTCACGCTTCAAGCGCTAAATCAGCACGCGCTTGTGGCTGGAACGACGGGCGCTGGAAAAACGAACACCGTCTTCCGACTAATTCAGGAGGCCCAGCCCCACGTCAAGGGCGTCCTCGTCTTCGACGTGAAGAAAGAATACCGCTCGTTACACGCGACGAGTGGGGCAAGAGTCCTGGGATTCTCGGGTCGGAACCTTTTGACGCACAACTTGTTGAAACCCGTGGGCGCGCCCGCCCAGTGGGTGAAGGAGTTCAGCAGCATCTTCAGCGAAGTCATCAACAGGTACGTCCCAGCCGTGGGGAGCAAAGACATCGTCGCCGAGACGTTGGACAAACTCTATCAGGAACGCGGCATCTACGATGGCAGCGTCAACTACCCACACATGGGCGACTTGATTGAAGCATTGGAGAAGCGGCCCACGATGGGTCGCGAGGCTGGGTGGAGCTCGTCGGCCCTGCGCGTTCTCCGGTCACTCATGATTGGGTCGACGCGGCAAGCGTTCTGCGTACGAGAGGGAATCGCACTCGAAACGCTAATCGAAGGCGTAACCATCGTCGAACTCGACGGCCTTGGGGACCATGCCGGCGCTGCCCTACTCGTGAGCGTCCTACTCCAAAAGATTCGACACAAACTCGAACGGGGACCGACCGACGCGCTCCGGCACTTGATCGTCTTCGAAGAAGCCCAACATCTCCTCGCCATGGGTCAAGAATCCACGTCCGTCCTCACGACGACATGTCGAGAGATACGCTACCTCGGCGTCGGGCTCGTCTTCGTGACCCAGTTGCCGAGCGAGTTGAGCAAGCACGCCCTCGCCAACGTCAACACCTTCATCATCCACCGCCTGGTCCGACCCCAGGACGTGAATCTGGCCAACACCCTCCTCCGGCAAAATGACGGGGCGGAGGGATTGGTGACAGGCCTTCGGACCGGGCAAGCCCTCGTCCGAACCGATGGCCTGAACCTCGCCCAAATCCCCGAGGTCGCGCGGTCAGTGGTTAGGGACGACGCCCTGTCCCAAGGGGTCCCAAACCCATCCCAACGACACCTGAACTACGCGGAACGGGCAGAACTGGAGAAACGCCTATCACGCCTCACGGGGCGCGATTGGGCCGTATTCAACGCGATAGCCGAATCCAAGGCAATCAACCCTAGGGCCATCCGGATGCTTCTCAAGCGAAGCCAGAACGCCGCAGGAGCGAGCCTTACGAGACTCATCGGACTCGGACTCGTAGCCTACGCGAAAGCCCATACGGGCCAAGGAAGGCCGCCAAGCATCTATTACCTGCGACCGTGGGGCGTGGAAGCCTACACGATGCGAAACGGGCGAGCGCCGGATCGAATACACCGCGCCAAAGGAGACCACAAGGCGATGGTGGATGAAGTAACGAGGCTGCTCGGGATCGAGAGGGTGCCAGATCCAAGGTTTGACATTCTGTACTTGGAAGACGGACGCGAAAAGGCCATAGAAGTGGAAACTGGAAGCAACCGCGACGAACAAGTCCTAGAGAATCTCCGCAAGTCCCTCGAACTCCAGGCCGAGGCGAGGTTCGTGGTCGCCGACGACGTGACGATGAACAGGGTCCTTCAAGCCGGAGCCAGCCACTTCGCACAGTCCGGAGAGCCCACGACGATACAGGTGGCCATATTCGTCGAGACGCGCGCGGGAGCGTGGCTCGCCTACCGGTTTGAGACAGGGAAACCCGACACTACGTGA
- a CDS encoding ThiF family adenylyltransferase, whose translation MRHERQTLIEGWNQYAVRALRVAIIGCGALGSQLAAALARLGVGELTLIDPDTLEEHNLENQLYDHSDIGKPKVIALAERLRKIDPSINIKTFIGRLENVTADLKGTILCSGVDNIATRHYANFLGVTTGNILVDAGINRFQGTVTTVRPGNGACLACHPILPVAPKKASCSQDPIPSTYVTAAVVANVQAIQIVKVAHGSGVKGHVFIDLQRGQFYTNNLEKNPECEICSGAP comes from the coding sequence ATGCGCCACGAACGACAAACGCTAATCGAAGGATGGAACCAGTACGCGGTCCGCGCCCTTCGAGTGGCGATAATCGGATGCGGCGCCCTCGGTTCCCAACTTGCCGCGGCGCTCGCGCGTCTCGGGGTTGGTGAGCTCACCCTCATCGACCCCGACACGCTCGAAGAACACAACCTTGAAAACCAACTCTACGACCATTCCGACATCGGAAAACCCAAGGTAATTGCGCTCGCCGAACGCCTCCGGAAAATCGACCCGTCAATCAACATCAAGACCTTTATCGGCAGGCTTGAGAACGTCACGGCCGACCTGAAAGGAACCATACTCTGCAGCGGTGTCGACAACATAGCCACCCGCCACTATGCCAACTTCCTCGGCGTAACGACGGGAAACATCCTCGTGGACGCCGGCATCAACCGGTTCCAGGGGACGGTAACGACGGTGCGACCGGGAAACGGCGCATGCCTCGCGTGCCACCCCATCCTTCCCGTAGCGCCAAAAAAGGCCTCTTGCTCGCAAGACCCGATTCCCTCCACCTACGTGACGGCGGCCGTCGTCGCCAACGTACAGGCCATCCAAATCGTCAAGGTCGCCCATGGAAGCGGCGTCAAAGGGCATGTCTTCATTGACCTCCAGAGGGGCCAGTTCTACACCAACAACCTTGAGAAGAATCCCGAGTGTGAAATATGCAGCGGGGCGCCATAG